The Hypnocyclicus thermotrophus genome contains a region encoding:
- the dnaG gene encoding DNA primase has protein sequence MRLKFREEDVQNLLDNINIVDVVSEYVSLQKTGANYKGLCPFHQDRNPSFMISPSKNISKCFVCGKGGNPITFYKEYHKISYEEAVLELAKKYNVNIKVIGKYNKINEKNSIYYKILNEALEFYKENIFKNSGRNALDYLYKRGFSVDFIKKHNIGYSLSEWNSLYEYLLNKSYNLEDIKAVGLIKQGENGYYDTFRDRIMFPIYSVSGNIIGFGGRILEDRKDVAKYLNSPETVVFNKGKNLYGIEEKGLEIKKKNYAILMEGYMDVLRAKSFGFNTAIASLGTSLTENQAKLLKKFTSNIIIAYDMDNAGQEATERAIMLLKANNFNIKVVSYKDAKDPDELLTKFGKSKFLEAIKESKEDFQFLYEKYINLYNINDISGKKKFVEHFKEFFQNINSELEKNLYIEKFSKQIDIEIDALKSILIDKNKKNKKYRTEIKNNFIENRKIKKRDKIEEDLIRVFFLKKEYINYFKSYEFKDEEFNLIKNYLLKDNKGLKQILNSSEFSEENKKEILDIVNLNFKLSSEEEKEKFFLDTLIAFIRRELKERMKKIRKNNDTMSYFKLKIEFEKLKNIQTKDEILKFYNQYLLMID, from the coding sequence ATGAGACTAAAATTTCGAGAAGAAGATGTGCAAAATTTGTTAGACAATATAAATATAGTAGATGTAGTTTCTGAATATGTTTCATTACAAAAAACAGGGGCTAATTATAAAGGATTGTGTCCTTTTCATCAAGATAGGAATCCATCTTTTATGATTAGTCCTTCTAAAAATATATCTAAATGTTTTGTATGCGGAAAAGGCGGAAATCCCATTACTTTTTATAAAGAATATCATAAAATAAGTTATGAAGAAGCAGTATTAGAACTCGCTAAAAAATATAATGTGAATATAAAAGTGATCGGAAAATATAATAAAATTAATGAAAAAAATAGTATTTATTATAAAATATTAAATGAAGCTTTAGAATTTTATAAAGAAAATATATTTAAAAATAGTGGAAGAAATGCTTTAGATTATCTATATAAAAGAGGATTTAGTGTTGATTTTATAAAGAAACATAATATTGGATATTCATTAAGCGAATGGAATAGTTTATATGAATACTTGTTAAATAAGTCTTATAACTTAGAAGATATAAAAGCTGTAGGACTTATTAAGCAGGGGGAAAATGGATATTATGATACGTTTAGAGATAGAATTATGTTTCCAATATATTCTGTTTCAGGAAATATAATAGGTTTTGGCGGAAGAATATTAGAAGATAGAAAAGATGTTGCAAAATATTTAAACTCACCAGAAACAGTTGTATTTAATAAAGGTAAAAATCTTTATGGAATAGAAGAAAAAGGTCTTGAAATAAAAAAGAAAAATTATGCTATTCTTATGGAAGGATATATGGATGTACTTAGAGCTAAAAGTTTTGGATTTAATACAGCTATAGCCTCGCTTGGGACATCACTTACAGAAAATCAAGCAAAATTATTAAAAAAATTCACATCTAATATAATAATAGCATATGATATGGATAACGCAGGACAAGAAGCTACTGAAAGAGCGATAATGTTATTAAAAGCCAATAATTTTAATATAAAAGTTGTGTCATATAAAGATGCAAAAGATCCTGATGAATTATTAACAAAATTTGGTAAATCTAAATTTTTAGAAGCAATAAAAGAATCAAAAGAAGATTTCCAGTTTTTATATGAAAAATATATAAATTTATACAATATAAATGATATATCAGGCAAAAAAAAGTTTGTAGAACATTTTAAAGAATTTTTTCAAAATATAAATAGTGAATTAGAGAAAAATTTATATATAGAAAAGTTTTCTAAACAAATAGATATAGAAATAGACGCATTAAAAAGTATACTTATAGATAAGAATAAAAAGAACAAAAAATATAGAACAGAGATAAAAAATAATTTTATAGAAAATAGAAAAATAAAAAAAAGAGATAAAATAGAAGAAGATTTAATAAGAGTATTTTTTTTAAAGAAAGAATACATAAATTATTTTAAGTCATATGAATTTAAAGATGAGGAATTTAATTTGATAAAAAATTATTTATTAAAAGATAATAAAGGATTGAAGCAGATTTTAAATTCTAGTGAATTTAGTGAAGAAAATAAAAAAGAAATATTAGATATAGTAAATCTTAATTTTAAACTTTCAAGTGAGGAAGAAAAAGAAAAGTTTTTTCTAGATACACTTATTGCATTTATTCGTAGAGAGTTAAAAGAAAGAATGAAAAAGATTAGAAAAAATAATGATACAATGAGTTATTTTAAATTAAAAATAGAGTTTGAAAAATTAAAAAATATTCAAACAAAAGATGAAATCCTAAAATTTTATAATCAATATTTATTAATGATAGATTAA
- a CDS encoding Nif3-like dinuclear metal center hexameric protein, with amino-acid sequence MILKDIINILEKKYPKYLAEEWDNVGLLVGNEKREIKKIQISLDVTENTIENAIRNNVDLIISHHPFIFNGIKQINTNSILGNKIIQLIKNDIAVYSMHTNLDSAKYGLNDFICKKLKVENSKIISENIVNLYKIKFEYNEKILKKLEKYNFFNKKNNVQTIEIFDTIENINKVVSLLNSFSITYELLKLENKLKLNTGLGRIYNLKKEIRLLDYIEIIKEKLDIKNVRVVYNENKFIKKIAIVNGSGMSFLKKAKKEKVDLFITGDIKYHEALDCFEEGFSLVDIGHYESEHFFNELILDDLKETKLEIIIFNDRKIFNYL; translated from the coding sequence ATGATACTAAAAGATATAATAAATATATTAGAAAAAAAATATCCTAAGTATTTAGCTGAAGAATGGGATAATGTAGGACTTTTAGTAGGGAATGAAAAAAGAGAAATAAAAAAAATACAAATTTCTTTAGACGTAACAGAAAATACAATAGAAAATGCTATAAGAAATAATGTAGATTTAATAATTTCACATCATCCTTTTATTTTTAATGGAATAAAACAAATAAATACAAATAGTATATTAGGTAATAAAATAATACAACTTATAAAAAATGATATAGCTGTTTATTCTATGCATACAAATTTAGACTCTGCTAAATATGGATTAAATGATTTTATTTGTAAAAAATTAAAAGTAGAAAACAGTAAAATAATTTCGGAAAATATTGTGAATCTATATAAAATAAAATTTGAATATAATGAAAAAATATTAAAAAAATTAGAAAAATATAATTTTTTTAATAAAAAAAATAATGTACAAACTATAGAGATTTTTGATACAATAGAAAATATAAATAAAGTTGTTTCTTTATTAAATTCATTTAGTATAACTTATGAATTATTAAAATTAGAAAACAAGTTAAAATTGAATACTGGATTAGGAAGAATTTATAATTTAAAAAAAGAAATTAGATTATTAGATTATATAGAGATAATTAAAGAAAAACTTGATATAAAAAATGTACGAGTGGTCTATAATGAAAATAAGTTTATAAAAAAAATAGCTATTGTAAATGGAAGTGGAATGTCATTTTTAAAAAAAGCAAAAAAAGAAAAAGTAGATTTATTTATAACAGGAGATATAAAATATCATGAAGCTTTAGATTGTTTTGAAGAAGGATTTTCTCTTGTAGATATAGGTCATTATGAAAGTGAGCATTTTTTTAATGAATTGATTTTAGATGATTTAAAAGAAACGAAGTTAGAGATTATAATATTTAATGATAGAAAAATTTTTAATTATTTATAG
- the rpoD gene encoding RNA polymerase sigma factor RpoD: protein MREFIKNEKVLALVKKAMEKGKISYEEINEELPDSFPAEQIEKLIEGMEKQGIKIISSKDKKKKLEKENKLEKVKKLKDKIEEDEKVEEKIVEITDEDDEDFNFEEELEELEKLENDAISLGSGIDMVDEPIKMYLREIGQIPLLTHEQEIKLAKGAAEGDEYCKQQLIEANLRLVVSIAKKHTNRGLKLLDLIQEGNMGLMKAVEKFEYQKGYKFSTYATWWIRQAITRAIADQGRTIRIPVHMIETINKIKKASRIYLQETGKEATPEVLAKRLNMEMEKVKQILEMNQDPISLETPVGSEEDSELGDFVEDNKILSPYEEANRNLLKDQLSEVLKTLSDREEKVLRFRYGLDDGCPRTLEEVGKIFKVTRERIRQIEVKALRKLRHPSRRKKLEDFRS, encoded by the coding sequence ATGAGAGAGTTTATAAAAAATGAAAAAGTTCTTGCTTTAGTAAAAAAAGCAATGGAAAAAGGCAAGATATCTTATGAAGAAATAAATGAAGAGTTGCCAGATAGTTTTCCTGCGGAACAAATTGAAAAATTAATTGAAGGAATGGAAAAACAAGGAATAAAAATAATTTCTAGTAAAGATAAAAAGAAAAAATTAGAAAAAGAAAACAAACTAGAAAAAGTTAAAAAATTAAAAGATAAAATAGAAGAAGATGAAAAAGTAGAAGAAAAAATTGTAGAAATAACTGATGAAGATGATGAAGATTTTAATTTTGAAGAAGAATTAGAAGAATTAGAAAAATTGGAAAATGATGCAATATCTTTAGGTAGCGGAATAGATATGGTAGATGAACCTATAAAAATGTACCTTAGAGAAATAGGTCAAATTCCATTATTAACTCATGAACAAGAAATAAAACTTGCTAAAGGTGCTGCTGAAGGAGATGAGTATTGTAAACAACAACTTATTGAAGCAAATTTAAGACTTGTTGTAAGTATAGCTAAAAAGCATACAAATAGAGGATTAAAACTTTTAGATCTTATTCAAGAAGGAAATATGGGACTTATGAAAGCAGTTGAAAAATTTGAATATCAAAAAGGATATAAATTTTCAACATATGCAACTTGGTGGATACGTCAAGCTATAACTAGAGCTATTGCTGATCAAGGTAGAACTATAAGAATTCCAGTACATATGATAGAAACTATAAATAAAATAAAAAAAGCAAGTAGGATATATCTTCAAGAAACAGGAAAAGAAGCAACACCAGAGGTTTTAGCTAAAAGACTTAATATGGAAATGGAAAAAGTAAAACAAATATTAGAAATGAATCAAGATCCAATATCACTTGAAACACCTGTTGGAAGTGAAGAAGATAGTGAACTTGGAGATTTTGTAGAAGATAATAAAATATTAAGCCCTTATGAAGAAGCTAATAGAAATTTATTAAAAGACCAATTGAGTGAAGTATTAAAAACTTTAAGTGATAGAGAAGAAAAAGTATTAAGATTTAGATATGGACTTGATGATGGATGCCCTAGAACCTTAGAAGAAGTAGGGAAAATATTTAAAGTAACAAGAGAGAGAATAAGACAAATAGAAGTAAAAGCACTTAGAAAATTGAGACATCCAAGTAGAAGAAAAAAACTAGAAGATTTTAGAAGCTAA
- a CDS encoding sigma-70 family RNA polymerase sigma factor, whose amino-acid sequence MINIEEIIKKKQIKQSEFEDFMEKCEFSEKEYCEIIDKIVESNVEIIRDEDNFSEKEEENIFSFSENYYTQDILNQYFHDISNYELLNKEEERNILRKAKNGDKEAKEKIITSNLRLVAKIALHYSRAGVYYLDLIQEGTIGLINAIDKFDLSKNYKFSTYATWWIKKEIIDALKKRVNMIKIPNYIFLSHKKISIFENDYLNKHNKKPEIKEIAEALNMSEEEILKVKNAIDMNMIDMKVETSKESDEHYDIKDYSTIEEIDKDMEKLLKQKKISTLLKKLNNREKKIIEMYYGLSVEGRFTFKEIGSELNISAERVRVLKERALNKLKYVGERLWEE is encoded by the coding sequence ATGATAAATATAGAGGAAATAATAAAGAAAAAGCAGATAAAACAATCAGAATTTGAAGATTTTATGGAAAAATGTGAATTCTCAGAAAAAGAATATTGTGAAATAATAGATAAGATTGTAGAATCAAATGTAGAAATAATACGAGATGAAGATAACTTTTCTGAAAAAGAAGAAGAAAATATTTTTTCTTTTTCAGAAAATTATTATACACAAGATATACTAAATCAATATTTTCATGATATATCTAATTATGAATTACTTAATAAAGAAGAAGAAAGAAACATTTTAAGAAAGGCTAAAAATGGAGATAAAGAAGCAAAAGAAAAAATAATTACATCAAATCTAAGGCTTGTGGCTAAAATAGCATTACATTATAGTAGAGCTGGAGTATACTATTTAGATCTTATTCAAGAAGGGACAATTGGGCTTATAAATGCTATTGATAAATTTGATTTATCTAAAAACTATAAATTTTCAACATATGCTACATGGTGGATAAAAAAAGAAATTATTGATGCCCTAAAAAAAAGAGTAAATATGATAAAAATACCAAATTATATTTTTTTATCACATAAAAAAATTAGTATATTTGAAAATGATTATTTAAATAAGCATAATAAAAAACCTGAAATAAAAGAGATAGCAGAAGCTTTAAATATGAGTGAAGAAGAAATATTAAAAGTAAAAAATGCTATAGATATGAATATGATAGATATGAAAGTAGAAACAAGCAAAGAAAGTGATGAACATTATGATATAAAAGATTATAGTACAATAGAAGAAATAGATAAAGATATGGAAAAATTATTAAAACAGAAAAAAATATCTACTTTATTAAAAAAATTAAATAATAGAGAAAAAAAAATAATAGAAATGTATTATGGATTATCTGTAGAAGGTAGATTTACATTTAAAGAAATAGGAAGTGAATTAAATATATCAGCAGAAAGAGTAAGAGTATTAAAAGAAAGAGCTTTAAATAAATTGAAATATGTAGGAGAAAGACTTTGGGAGGAATAA
- the rpoZ gene encoding DNA-directed RNA polymerase subunit omega, which yields MNKIGNKKKMYDELIEKIPNKYILTIVAGRRGRNLLRGEKPVVKVGPKSTMVQTVFKEILKDKINYVQNPPEKENKNETSESK from the coding sequence ATGAATAAAATAGGAAATAAGAAAAAAATGTATGATGAATTAATAGAAAAAATACCTAATAAATACATATTAACGATAGTAGCAGGTAGAAGAGGAAGAAATTTATTAAGAGGTGAAAAACCAGTAGTAAAAGTAGGACCAAAATCGACTATGGTTCAAACAGTATTCAAAGAAATTTTAAAGGATAAAATTAATTATGTGCAAAATCCACCAGAAAAAGAGAATAAAAATGAGACAAGTGAAAGCAAATAA
- a CDS encoding FAD:protein FMN transferase, with product MRQVKANKILIIFLLILFIGCGNEVKKYEKTEFAFGTLIKIIIYEKDTKLAEKAANKAFEEIKRIDSNYNTKVENSLFYKLNNSKNKKIELDEEGKFLINKVLEVSKETDGMYDITVEPLLKLWGFYNKKNKLKVPTKEELKNTLKIVNYKNIIIEDNIIYLKNKKQTIDTGSFLKGYAIYKAREILKKEGIKSAFISALSSIELIGDKEGKKWKIGLQNPNNPSEILKILLIKDRAIGVSGDYQTYVEIDGKRYHHIISPKTGYPSDENKMLVIVSNNAFLSDMYSTALFSFNYKKIFDFISKYNNIEAFVVDKNNDIHISKGLKENIIEP from the coding sequence ATGAGACAAGTGAAAGCAAATAAAATCCTTATAATATTCTTATTAATTTTATTTATAGGATGTGGAAATGAAGTAAAAAAATATGAAAAGACAGAATTTGCATTTGGGACATTAATCAAAATAATAATTTATGAAAAAGATACTAAATTAGCTGAAAAGGCTGCAAATAAAGCTTTTGAAGAAATAAAGCGAATAGATAGCAATTATAACACTAAAGTAGAAAATAGTTTGTTTTATAAATTAAATAATTCTAAAAATAAAAAGATAGAATTAGATGAAGAAGGGAAATTTTTAATAAATAAAGTATTAGAAGTATCTAAAGAAACAGATGGAATGTATGATATTACGGTAGAGCCATTATTGAAATTATGGGGATTTTATAATAAAAAAAATAAATTAAAAGTTCCGACAAAAGAAGAATTAAAAAATACTTTGAAAATAGTAAATTATAAAAATATTATTATAGAGGATAATATAATTTATTTGAAAAATAAAAAACAAACAATAGATACAGGTTCGTTTTTAAAAGGATATGCTATTTATAAAGCAAGAGAAATATTAAAAAAAGAAGGAATAAAATCTGCATTTATATCTGCTTTGTCAAGTATAGAACTTATAGGAGATAAAGAAGGGAAAAAATGGAAAATAGGACTTCAAAATCCGAATAATCCAAGTGAAATATTAAAGATACTTTTGATAAAAGATAGAGCAATAGGAGTATCAGGAGATTATCAAACATATGTAGAAATAGATGGTAAGAGATATCATCATATTATAAGTCCTAAAACTGGATATCCTAGTGATGAAAATAAAATGCTAGTTATTGTAAGCAATAATGCCTTTCTTTCTGATATGTATTCTACAGCACTTTTTTCATTTAATTATAAAAAAATATTTGATTTTATTAGTAAATATAATAATATAGAAGCTTTTGTAGTAGATAAAAATAATGATATACATATAAGCAAAGGTTTAAAAGAAAATATAATTGAACCTTAA